The following proteins are co-located in the Chitinophagales bacterium genome:
- a CDS encoding T9SS type A sorting domain-containing protein: MQPATEYTWSVRTFCAVTPPPVTSKWSPNQVFTTPALRLETPVSASLDVYPNPFQQTAMITYTTASDAHVQITLYDLSGKLMKMLLNENASSGCTRFHSAVKDFIGEFIS, encoded by the coding sequence TTGCAGCCAGCAACGGAATATACCTGGAGTGTCAGAACATTTTGCGCCGTGACGCCGCCGCCGGTTACTTCGAAATGGTCGCCCAACCAAGTATTCACAACACCTGCGCTAAGATTGGAAACACCGGTTTCCGCTTCACTCGATGTCTACCCCAATCCGTTCCAACAAACCGCCATGATCACTTATACTACAGCAAGTGATGCACACGTGCAGATTACTTTGTACGACCTCAGCGGCAAGTTGATGAAGATGTTGCTTAATGAAAATGCTTCCTCCGGCTGCACACGCTTTCACTCAGCAGTGAAGGACTTCATCGGGGAATTTATCTCCTGA
- a CDS encoding DUF308 domain-containing protein: MIQHLLKYWYLPMLRGLLFLAAGIYMIVNPLESALGFTVLVGYLAIIAGILYLVELIGHWSEMHHKGWIVARGVLDILFGWMVLRAVVSSLIIFTIIFGFWTIMSGAIAVVAALEFKRKGHNQWWLGLLLAALTIVAGLYISMNPLISNLTLMIFFGIQMIVLALFEIMLSLRIRSMHTKVKEMSQAG; encoded by the coding sequence ATGATACAGCACCTTTTGAAATACTGGTACCTGCCGATGTTACGCGGACTGCTTTTCCTTGCGGCAGGCATTTATATGATTGTGAATCCGCTCGAATCTGCTTTGGGTTTCACAGTGCTGGTGGGTTATCTTGCCATCATCGCCGGCATACTTTACCTGGTGGAGTTAATCGGGCACTGGAGTGAGATGCATCATAAAGGATGGATAGTGGCCCGCGGTGTGCTCGATATTCTGTTTGGCTGGATGGTGCTCCGTGCCGTTGTGTCATCGCTCATCATCTTCACCATCATCTTTGGATTCTGGACCATCATGTCGGGTGCAATTGCCGTGGTGGCTGCACTGGAATTCAAGCGTAAAGGACACAATCAATGGTGGCTCGGACTGTTACTGGCAGCACTGACGATTGTTGCGGGCTTGTATATCAGCATGAACCCATTGATTTCCAACCTGACGCTCATGATCTTTTTTGGCATTCAGATGATTGTGCTCGCACTCTTCGAAATCATGCTTTCGCTGCGTATCCGCAGCATGCATACAAAAGTGAAAGAGATGAGTCAGGCTGGTTGA
- a CDS encoding guanylate cyclase, giving the protein MPATRQLAAIMFTDMVGYTALMQQNEQLAVQKRDRSKQIFESMLAKYDGKVLQFYGDGTMSMFNSGVNAVRAAVEMQSLFLTAPKIDVRIGIHTGDVMTDENGVYGDSVNIASRIESLSTPGGVFISEKLYDEVKNTEGITTKPLGYFELKNVKQPIQVYAVTNPGLMVPSREEMTGKTKTALNGIAVLPFANMSSDPENEFFCDGITEELINVLAQVDGLQVTSRTSAFAFKGKQEDVREIAARLNVQKVIEGSVRKAGNKVRITAQLINASDGYHFWSANYDRDLEDIFAVQDEIARNIANKLKTNFATEQHESPLATAPTKSLEAYKKYLEGAYNWDNLDPKVRSHSLQLLHEAVALDPDFANAHAVLANIYLFPGYVSDVPAEEVVRRFHEHAEAAIRSQPANPKALVAMASVKFHEWDWQGAHALLMKANQINPSEPSCYFMLGEYYVLVLDKKKAAAVAMRIAEVDPMSPRSLAESGRIFLSIGDNDKTLEMAERSLALNPHNFLALQLKGYALVKMGQTAAGTGILEENQKIAGDHPYVLAGLASCYGYAGELEKLKVVMAKFKAIYDQQPTPDFGLFYGYMCMLQGDLQSFYHYFDIGIEARSTYALQMYGDDFCKAIWHDEYIRKVRKQFDLPVYD; this is encoded by the coding sequence ATGCCAGCCACCCGTCAGCTTGCCGCTATCATGTTCACCGATATGGTCGGCTATACCGCACTCATGCAGCAGAATGAACAGCTGGCCGTGCAGAAAAGAGACCGCAGCAAGCAGATTTTTGAATCTATGCTTGCCAAGTATGACGGAAAAGTGCTGCAGTTTTATGGCGATGGTACAATGAGTATGTTCAACAGCGGAGTGAATGCCGTGAGGGCCGCAGTTGAAATGCAATCACTCTTCCTGACGGCGCCGAAGATTGATGTCAGGATCGGCATACATACCGGCGATGTGATGACAGATGAAAACGGCGTGTATGGCGATAGCGTAAATATTGCCTCACGCATAGAATCACTATCTACGCCCGGCGGTGTTTTCATCTCCGAAAAACTGTATGATGAAGTAAAAAATACCGAAGGCATCACTACCAAGCCACTGGGTTATTTCGAGCTGAAGAATGTGAAACAACCGATTCAGGTATATGCCGTGACCAACCCGGGACTCATGGTGCCTTCGAGAGAGGAGATGACCGGCAAAACAAAAACTGCGCTGAACGGCATCGCCGTATTGCCTTTCGCCAATATGAGTTCAGATCCGGAAAATGAATTCTTCTGTGATGGCATCACGGAAGAGCTGATCAATGTGCTGGCGCAGGTTGATGGGCTCCAGGTTACATCGCGCACCTCGGCATTTGCTTTTAAGGGTAAGCAGGAAGATGTGCGGGAAATTGCAGCGAGGCTGAATGTACAGAAAGTGATTGAAGGCAGCGTACGCAAAGCGGGCAACAAAGTGCGCATCACGGCGCAACTCATCAACGCTTCTGACGGTTATCACTTCTGGAGTGCCAATTATGACCGCGACCTGGAAGATATTTTTGCCGTGCAGGATGAGATTGCCAGGAACATCGCCAATAAACTGAAAACCAACTTTGCCACTGAGCAACATGAGTCGCCGCTGGCGACAGCGCCCACGAAGAGCCTCGAGGCTTATAAGAAATACCTCGAAGGTGCTTACAACTGGGATAACCTCGACCCAAAGGTGCGCAGCCATTCCTTACAATTGCTGCATGAAGCGGTTGCGCTGGATCCTGATTTTGCCAATGCACATGCTGTGCTCGCCAACATCTACCTCTTTCCGGGATATGTGAGTGACGTTCCGGCGGAGGAAGTGGTGAGGAGGTTTCATGAGCATGCCGAAGCTGCCATCCGTTCACAGCCCGCCAATCCTAAAGCGCTCGTGGCGATGGCAAGCGTGAAGTTTCATGAATGGGACTGGCAAGGCGCCCATGCGCTGCTGATGAAAGCGAATCAGATCAATCCCAGTGAGCCTTCCTGTTACTTTATGCTTGGGGAATATTATGTGCTGGTCCTGGACAAAAAGAAGGCGGCAGCCGTAGCGATGCGCATTGCTGAAGTGGATCCGATGAGCCCGCGCTCTCTTGCCGAATCAGGGAGAATTTTCCTGAGCATCGGCGACAATGATAAAACCCTGGAGATGGCGGAGCGGTCGCTGGCACTTAACCCGCATAACTTTCTTGCCCTGCAATTGAAAGGGTATGCCTTAGTGAAGATGGGACAAACCGCAGCAGGCACCGGTATTCTCGAAGAAAATCAAAAGATCGCCGGTGACCATCCGTATGTGCTGGCAGGCCTGGCCTCTTGCTACGGCTATGCCGGCGAACTTGAAAAGTTAAAAGTGGTGATGGCAAAGTTCAAAGCCATTTACGATCAGCAACCCACACCTGATTTCGGATTGTTTTACGGCTACATGTGCATGCTGCAGGGTGATCTGCAAAGCTTCTATCATTATTTTGACATAGGCATCGAAGCCCGCTCCACCTATGCACTGCAGATGTATGGCGATGATTTCTGCAAAGCGATCTGGCACGATGAGTATATACGAAAGGTGAGGAAGCAGTTTGATTTACCGGTCTATGACTGA
- a CDS encoding SulP family inorganic anion transporter, whose protein sequence is MNEHATFNAESVHLKHGRLRAVVPILEWLPLYDRKFLSRDLLAGITLASFVLPESMAYATLAGLPVQAGIYCCLGAGLFFALFTTARHVAVGPTSAISLMVGTTVAVLSGGDLSRWAAIAGLTALVIAAFCAIAFIFKLSSLVNFISESILLGFKAGAALSIAATQLPKIFGVKGGGSNFFERIMLLMQQLPLINWTVFAFAIAALALLLTGDKLFPGKPVSLLVVIASIAVVSVTPLSSLGIHITGAIPGGLPSIARPSLRMQDVDGVLELAFACFLMGYIETVSAARTFAIKHNYNINPRQELLAMGAANFAAAFAGGYPVAGGLSQSTVNEKSGAKTPMSLIICSATLAVLLLFCTGLLKNLPEVLLAVIVIHAVAGLIKVKELRHLFRLSKLEFTVAMIAIAGVLVFGILKGVMIAALMSIAFLLRRTATPNVAVLGRIKNTDRYSDIRRHPDNQEIEGIKIFRVESSILYFNAGYIQTDILQKLDKETNRCRLLILDLSASPAVDVSGSKMLLQLSNELKQRGITFRIVEALSDVRDLLRLQGMEEITGHISRKVSVHSVVEEFIPA, encoded by the coding sequence ATGAACGAACATGCAACATTTAATGCTGAATCCGTACACCTGAAACACGGCCGTTTGCGTGCTGTAGTTCCCATCCTGGAGTGGCTTCCGCTGTATGATCGGAAATTTCTTTCCCGAGATCTGCTTGCCGGTATTACGCTTGCTTCTTTTGTTTTGCCAGAGTCGATGGCGTATGCAACACTTGCCGGGCTTCCGGTTCAGGCCGGTATTTATTGTTGTCTGGGGGCAGGGTTGTTCTTTGCCCTCTTCACGACGGCCAGGCATGTTGCCGTCGGCCCAACCTCTGCGATATCGCTGATGGTTGGAACAACAGTTGCCGTTCTCTCCGGCGGCGACCTCAGCCGGTGGGCCGCTATTGCAGGTCTCACGGCACTGGTGATTGCAGCCTTTTGTGCAATTGCCTTCATTTTTAAACTGAGCAGCCTGGTTAATTTCATCAGCGAAAGCATCCTGCTGGGATTTAAAGCAGGTGCCGCATTGTCTATTGCGGCCACACAGCTACCTAAAATCTTCGGAGTGAAAGGCGGAGGCTCCAATTTTTTTGAGCGAATCATGTTGCTCATGCAGCAACTTCCCCTCATCAACTGGACCGTTTTTGCTTTCGCAATCGCCGCGCTGGCCCTGCTGCTTACAGGTGATAAATTGTTTCCCGGAAAACCGGTTTCGCTTTTAGTAGTTATAGCTTCCATCGCTGTGGTATCAGTAACGCCGCTCTCATCACTGGGCATTCATATTACAGGTGCAATTCCGGGCGGATTGCCATCCATTGCGCGGCCCTCTTTGCGGATGCAGGATGTAGATGGCGTGCTCGAACTGGCTTTTGCCTGCTTCCTGATGGGATACATTGAAACTGTTTCCGCCGCACGAACCTTTGCCATAAAACACAATTATAACATCAATCCGCGACAGGAATTACTGGCGATGGGTGCTGCAAATTTTGCAGCGGCTTTCGCAGGTGGTTATCCTGTCGCCGGTGGCCTGTCACAATCAACGGTAAATGAAAAGTCAGGTGCTAAAACACCTATGTCGCTGATCATCTGTTCTGCTACACTCGCTGTGTTGTTGCTTTTCTGCACCGGTCTTCTGAAAAATCTGCCGGAAGTGCTGCTGGCAGTGATTGTGATACATGCTGTAGCTGGCCTGATTAAAGTGAAAGAACTTCGGCATCTGTTCCGGCTAAGCAAGCTTGAATTTACTGTTGCTATGATTGCTATTGCCGGTGTATTGGTCTTCGGCATACTCAAAGGAGTGATGATTGCGGCCCTGATGTCTATTGCTTTCCTCTTACGACGAACAGCCACACCGAATGTGGCAGTGCTTGGCCGTATCAAAAACACTGATCGGTATTCCGATATCCGTCGGCATCCCGACAACCAGGAAATAGAAGGCATTAAAATATTCAGGGTGGAATCATCCATTCTTTACTTCAATGCCGGCTATATTCAAACAGACATCTTACAGAAACTGGATAAAGAGACCAATCGTTGCAGGCTGCTAATCCTCGACTTGTCCGCCTCGCCTGCCGTTGATGTTTCCGGATCAAAAATGCTGCTGCAGCTGAGTAATGAGTTGAAGCAACGCGGCATCACCTTCAGAATTGTAGAAGCATTGTCTGATGTGCGCGACCTGCTTCGTTTACAAGGCATGGAAGAGATAACGGGACATATCAGCCGAAAGGTTTCAGTGCATAGTGTGGTAGAGGAATTTATTCCGGCATAG
- a CDS encoding aminotransferase class V-fold PLP-dependent enzyme, with protein sequence MPLITAEPAIKHFENFRKHIIGLDFEFDGPYGKKKLLYADWIASGRLYQPIEEKIMNGFGPVLGNTHTETNFTGTSMTLAYQEAKKRIKAHVNASNNDALLSVGSGMTGAVTKLQRLLGLKIPEQWVPFLHAPPELKPVVFITHMEHHSNQTSWEESYCDVVIVPPDEEGMVDISLFEEAVQRHNHRPIKYAAITACSNVTGIETPYYQIAEVIHRHGGWCFVDFACSAPYVSINMHPENPLQQLDAIYFSPHKFLGGPGTPGILIFNEAIYHNRVPDQPGGGTVKWTNPWGGHSFLDSIEDREDGGTPAFLQTIKAALCMDLKLQMDPKAMSAREAIITERICNALSAIPHLHILASHIRKRLGVISFYIDAVHYNLVVKLLNDLYGIQVRGGCSCAGTYGHYLLHVSPDVSKRITDKIDHGDFSEKPGWVRLSLHPVMSDEEIDYIIAAIEKIATGTAKWESDYTYDHHTNEYHHRRESPGKRKAEIEQLFNS encoded by the coding sequence ATGCCACTGATTACAGCGGAACCCGCCATAAAACATTTCGAAAACTTCCGGAAACATATCATCGGCCTCGATTTTGAATTCGATGGACCATATGGTAAAAAAAAGCTGCTCTATGCAGACTGGATTGCCAGCGGACGCCTTTATCAGCCTATCGAAGAAAAAATAATGAATGGGTTCGGTCCGGTATTGGGAAATACACATACCGAAACCAACTTCACCGGCACAAGCATGACACTGGCTTACCAGGAAGCAAAGAAGCGCATCAAGGCGCACGTTAATGCCTCCAACAATGATGCACTATTATCGGTGGGATCGGGCATGACAGGTGCTGTAACCAAACTGCAGCGTTTACTCGGCTTAAAAATACCGGAACAATGGGTGCCTTTTCTGCATGCGCCACCCGAGTTGAAACCTGTAGTCTTCATCACCCACATGGAGCACCACTCAAACCAGACATCCTGGGAAGAATCGTATTGCGATGTGGTCATTGTTCCACCGGATGAAGAAGGCATGGTGGATATATCGCTGTTTGAAGAAGCCGTGCAGCGGCATAATCATCGTCCTATTAAGTATGCAGCGATCACGGCCTGCTCCAATGTAACCGGCATCGAGACGCCTTACTATCAAATAGCTGAAGTGATACATCGCCACGGCGGATGGTGTTTCGTTGATTTCGCCTGCTCCGCACCTTATGTATCCATCAATATGCATCCGGAAAATCCGTTACAACAGTTGGATGCCATTTATTTTTCGCCGCATAAATTTCTGGGAGGACCCGGAACGCCGGGCATTCTGATATTCAATGAAGCCATTTATCATAACAGGGTACCTGATCAACCTGGCGGCGGAACGGTGAAATGGACCAATCCCTGGGGCGGCCACAGCTTTCTTGATTCTATTGAAGACCGCGAAGACGGAGGTACACCGGCCTTTCTGCAAACCATCAAAGCAGCCTTGTGCATGGACCTGAAATTGCAGATGGATCCGAAGGCTATGTCTGCCCGTGAAGCCATCATCACGGAGCGCATTTGTAATGCATTATCCGCGATTCCTCACTTGCATATTTTGGCATCACATATCCGGAAACGACTCGGTGTTATCTCATTTTATATTGATGCGGTGCATTACAACCTGGTGGTGAAACTACTCAACGATTTATATGGCATACAGGTACGGGGAGGCTGTTCCTGTGCGGGTACCTATGGACATTACCTGCTCCATGTTTCTCCGGATGTGTCAAAAAGAATCACCGATAAGATAGACCATGGTGATTTTTCCGAAAAGCCGGGATGGGTGCGCCTGTCACTCCACCCGGTGATGAGTGATGAAGAAATAGATTACATCATTGCAGCCATTGAAAAGATTGCAACGGGCACTGCAAAATGGGAAAGTGACTACACTTACGATCATCATACCAATGAATATCACCATCGCAGGGAATCACCGGGTAAAAGAAAAGCGGAGATCGAGCAGTTATTCAATAGCTGA
- a CDS encoding c-type cytochrome encodes MKTLLKILKWTGIALGVIVLGLFITGYFLYNKTYTAPYPDLHASTDSAVIAHGKHLVVATAHCVECHFKPGDSMLVMNGEEVQLAGGGFPFIFPGGAFYSKNISSDKETGIGSYTDQEIARALRYGVKRDGTVLIPAMEFQNLSDEDLTAIISYLRTVPAVAHKVPENDFNLFGKAIMAFFIRPSAPEKAPPKSMMPDTTVAYGEYIAQSVSNCKGCHTYRNMNTGAYEGEPLAGGPVEPLQSDPSKMLVSPNLTPDPETGHIYYWTYDLFKTRFSQGYVIKESIMPWGQFKHLNDTELKAIWKYLHSVKPVHKVSSPAIQDAKELAKQS; translated from the coding sequence ATGAAAACACTGCTTAAAATTCTCAAATGGACGGGCATCGCACTGGGCGTTATTGTACTTGGCTTGTTCATTACCGGTTATTTTCTGTACAACAAAACCTATACGGCACCTTATCCTGATCTGCATGCTTCCACCGACAGTGCTGTGATCGCACACGGCAAACACCTCGTGGTGGCAACGGCACATTGCGTGGAGTGTCATTTCAAACCCGGCGATTCTATGCTGGTGATGAATGGTGAGGAGGTACAGCTGGCCGGAGGAGGCTTTCCTTTTATCTTTCCCGGCGGAGCATTCTACTCCAAAAATATCAGCAGCGATAAGGAAACCGGCATAGGCAGTTATACCGATCAGGAAATAGCGCGTGCCTTACGATATGGCGTAAAGCGCGATGGTACCGTCCTGATTCCTGCCATGGAATTTCAGAATCTGAGCGACGAAGACCTAACTGCCATCATCTCCTATCTCCGGACCGTTCCAGCGGTTGCCCATAAGGTGCCGGAGAATGACTTTAACCTCTTCGGCAAAGCTATCATGGCATTTTTTATCCGCCCATCTGCACCGGAAAAGGCGCCACCAAAATCCATGATGCCCGATACCACCGTTGCCTATGGTGAATACATTGCGCAGTCGGTGAGCAACTGCAAAGGATGCCATACCTACCGTAACATGAATACCGGCGCATATGAAGGGGAACCGCTTGCCGGCGGACCGGTGGAGCCATTGCAGAGCGATCCATCGAAGATGCTCGTTTCGCCCAACCTGACACCTGACCCGGAGACGGGACACATCTATTATTGGACATACGACCTCTTCAAGACACGCTTCTCTCAGGGATATGTTATCAAAGAATCCATCATGCCATGGGGACAATTCAAACATCTGAACGATACGGAACTGAAAGCGATCTGGAAGTACCTGCATTCGGTGAAACCGGTTCATAAGGTGAGCAGTCCGGCCATACAGGATGCGAAGGAGCTGGCAAAACAATCATAA
- a CDS encoding ParB/Srx family N-terminal domain-containing protein, whose amino-acid sequence MKSETNFVEVEIENLKLDHSNPRLPERLKGASDKEVLNWMLSDATLIDLMASISENGFFSGEPIIVIPDNKTYIVIEGNRRLAAIKLLTNPGLAIISPKAVESLSNDAKEKNHIPHKLWVYVVSERKEVENYLAFRHVTGVKQWPVISKARYLNHLYQQKKSGGPSVYKELAKEIGSKAPYVRRLLTGYEAFEIIQSRKYYNIPELDEENFDLSLITDAITMHTALAEFMGINMESDSPFSDINQERLKEVTHWLYEKLSNGKTRIGDNRNLRVLNKVIQNIEARESFISGEKTLKEAAELTDLADENIRLYLTKALQNLVEAQKIIHRSSNPDKNDKKVADEIIDSAELISRTITKKIREKDNI is encoded by the coding sequence ATGAAATCTGAAACAAATTTTGTTGAGGTTGAAATAGAAAATCTCAAGCTTGACCATAGTAATCCACGACTTCCAGAGCGTTTAAAAGGGGCTTCTGATAAAGAAGTGTTAAATTGGATGCTGTCTGATGCTACTTTAATTGACTTAATGGCATCAATTTCTGAGAATGGCTTTTTTTCAGGCGAGCCAATAATCGTTATACCTGACAACAAAACATATATTGTCATTGAAGGGAATCGAAGATTAGCAGCAATAAAACTTCTTACCAACCCTGGGTTAGCAATAATTAGCCCCAAAGCAGTTGAAAGTTTATCCAACGATGCAAAAGAGAAAAATCATATTCCACATAAACTTTGGGTTTATGTAGTAAGTGAACGGAAGGAAGTAGAAAATTACCTTGCATTCCGACATGTGACTGGCGTGAAACAATGGCCGGTAATTTCTAAAGCAAGGTATCTAAACCATCTTTATCAACAAAAAAAGTCAGGTGGCCCTAGCGTTTATAAAGAATTAGCAAAAGAAATCGGAAGTAAAGCACCTTATGTAAGAAGGTTACTCACAGGATATGAAGCATTTGAAATAATTCAAAGCAGAAAATATTACAATATTCCTGAACTTGATGAAGAAAATTTTGACTTATCTTTAATTACCGATGCAATTACAATGCATACGGCATTAGCTGAATTTATGGGCATCAATATGGAGTCAGATTCTCCATTTTCGGATATCAATCAAGAAAGATTAAAAGAAGTAACTCATTGGCTTTACGAGAAATTATCAAACGGTAAAACAAGAATTGGAGATAATCGAAATCTTAGAGTCTTAAACAAAGTAATTCAAAATATTGAAGCTAGAGAATCATTTATTAGTGGAGAAAAAACATTAAAAGAAGCAGCAGAGTTAACAGATTTAGCCGATGAAAATATTAGATTGTATTTGACAAAAGCCTTGCAAAATTTAGTTGAAGCTCAAAAGATTATTCACAGAAGTTCCAACCCAGATAAAAACGACAAGAAAGTCGCAGATGAAATAATTGATTCTGCTGAACTCATAAGTCGGACGATTACAAAAAAAATTAGAGAGAAAGACAATATTTAA
- a CDS encoding response regulator, whose translation MDFSKPKKIIIVDDDDRLNQALSDYLTRHVQHQVQMFNTGEESLKYIDESTDVVILDYELNARHKDAASGLEILQAIKKHYPRIHIIILSSLERYSVALETIYKGAEQYVIKDEEAFEKISSMITEL comes from the coding sequence ATGGACTTCAGCAAGCCAAAAAAGATTATTATAGTGGATGATGATGACCGGTTGAACCAGGCATTGTCGGATTACCTGACACGCCATGTTCAGCACCAGGTACAAATGTTCAATACCGGTGAAGAATCCCTGAAATATATTGATGAAAGCACGGATGTCGTCATCCTCGATTATGAGTTAAACGCGAGACATAAAGATGCGGCGAGCGGACTCGAAATCCTGCAGGCCATCAAGAAACATTATCCGCGAATCCATATCATCATTCTTTCCAGCCTGGAGAGATATTCCGTGGCCCTCGAAACAATCTACAAGGGTGCGGAGCAATATGTTATTAAGGATGAAGAAGCCTTTGAGAAGATATCTTCCATGATTACCGAACTGTGA